A window of Anabas testudineus chromosome 7, fAnaTes1.2, whole genome shotgun sequence genomic DNA:
gaaggagagagagagaattttTGCCCTTGATAGTTTTTtttgtgggggtggggggggggtgggggggggtgtttgGAGTCAGTATCatggtgtttttttaaaagattgGATATGCAATAAAATTGAACATTGTGATGTTGGAATGGTCTTCCACTCAATTTTGGAGTCCGGATGCCAACTGgaatcaaacaaaaagaaaaacacatttgcttaTTATCATTATTCGATGAAACAACCAAGTTGTCAAGCAATGTTCAGTTTGTCCAGGTGTGATTAGCAATTAGAAAAATCTGGATACTGCAGTGTCATGTTGTAGACCTACAAACTAATCTTAGTCTTAATACAGACATTTCAGATACCAGAAACAGATTAAGTGACCATGAAGCAGTAAAAATGAACCAACTACATGAAAAACACTTAAATCCAGTGATATTTAACACTATATGTAGATGatcaaacatgtttgatttttgGTTTTACTTGCTGTTTCATTTTGCCCTTTCATTCACAACCTCCAGATGGCAGTGAATACAAATCCTAGACGAGGTTACATGTAAGCGAATATGTTACTAACCCACAGCTGAGTGTCTCATTTACCTTCAGAATCTAGTTCCAGATCTTAAGGAAGCTGTCCCAGGACCCTGTTGCCACTGCCATGCCATCGTCGGTCACACCCAAGCAGCTCACTCGGTTGTCATGACCAGCCAGGACACCTACGGTGACAACAAAggctgagacacagcaacagacCTGCTCTGTCTGATGGATACCATATGAACATTAGACTTGGCTCTAACCAGACAGTATTACTAGACATCAGCAGATTCATAATTTAGAAACACATCAGGAAAAATGTTGGGGAGAATTTGGAGCAGATGACATCTGCTGCTCCTCTAGATGTGGATTAATATATTTGTTACTCAGACAAATATCGATCGAACCAAACTAGAAGGAGTTGTTGAATTGCTGTGTGAAGCCCTCATTTACCCtccagtactgtactgtacacagtatCATCTGTATATACTTCAAGTACTACTTCTTCAGGTAACTGCATGAAACCACTAATGCTCCTACAATACTACATATGTGACATCAAAAAGCACCTATACACTGAACCATACATAATTTTCTACTGAACGGTGGCTTACCTGCACGGTCAGCCTTCAAAGTGTCCCAGACGTTGCAGTTGAAATCGTCATAGCCAGCCAGCAATAAGCGGCCACTCTTGGAGAATGCCACGGAGGTGATACCgcagatgatgttgtcatgTGAGTAAACCATCAGCTCCTGGTCGGCACGCAGGTCAAACAGCCGGCAGGTAGCGTCGTCTGAGCCAGTGGCAAAGGCGTTGCCATTGGGGAAGAACTGCAACAGTCAAGAGAGATTTTTCAGTATTGTATTTTTCAGTATTGATACATTTATGCAATATATACACATTTGTTTGAGGTTGTGTAACAGAAAATAGTCCTATCTTTTTCTGGGTTGTTCGTCACTTGTGTAAAACACGTAGAACcaaatgatttaatttgttattttaaagacCTTGTAGTCATTTCTGAACGAGTATGGTGTATCACTATTCGAGCAATTTCTTTTCAAAACTTGACTTTGACTTCATCTTGAATGGCTAGGGACTTAACACCCTGATATGATTAGTGTACGACatttcagagtgtgtgtgcagctcgTACACAGATGGCATTGATGTCTGACTCGTGGCCAGTAAAGGTCTGCCGGCACATTCCTTCTCTGATGTCCCAGAGCTTGGCTGAGGCATCGCAAGCCCCAGACACAAACAGCCTGGTATCAGGCGCCAGGGAGAGACTCATGACATCACCGGTGTGACCAGCAAATGTAGTTGTTTGCTGACCAGTCTCAATGTCCCACAGAGCGCTGCAAGAAAGCAGAACCAATATGGTCAAATCACAGCTGCAATATACAAACATTATCTCAAGCATGTTGGAGTGCATTGTAATTCACGACAGAGCTACTGTATTGGactgcattagattgtacaggtgtgcTTTAGGTAGCCAGTAAGTGTGTATTATTGTCATTCAGTGTCCATTATCGTCATTATCATTTGTCCATTATTAACTAAAAGAATTAGGAATCAGAAATCATAGAAACATATTTCAGAATTTACCTGAGaataatcacatttttctttaGAATCACAGTAATCAAGAAAAGGTAATGGTGCTTGTTTGGTTCTTAAACAAATattgattaaaaatatttctaagaaacacaaaaagtcacAATCAGCCATTAAACATAtagagtgatggtggaaaaagtaagcgaaacagtgttttaacaaCTGGTTCAACGACCTTTGGCAACGATAACCTGAAGCAAGAACTTCCTGTTCCTGTAGTTTAGACCTGCACATCCAGGATGAATTTTTCCTTACAGAACTTTTGCAGCTCATCCACATTCTTAGGACAGCTGACTGTGCGTCATCCAACAGCATTTTGTATGATGTTTTCAGATGAACACTGTTCAACTTTCACAACATACCTAGTGTATTGTGTTATTCAAAAACAACTGTATGTTCATTTAATCTGTCCTGTTGTCCGGTGTCCAGGTGGTCTGTGGCAAACTTCAGAAATCCTGCAATGTTTTGTTTGAAGAGCAATGGCTTCTAGAATGAATCCTTCAAGTCTTTAGCTGCTGCTCTACTGTAGGATTCTTTCCACATCGCTGAGatttctctgtttcctttgGAGTGATCTTGCCTGGGTGACCACTTCTGTGGAGAGTAGCCACAGTACCAAATTGTCCATTTATAGACAATATGTCTAACTGTGGAGTGATGAATGTCTAAACTCCTTGAGATTACTAACCATTAACCCTTCCTAGCTGCATGCAAAtaaacaattcttgatcgtaggtcttctgagttttcttttttgtgaggGGTGGCTCACATCAGCTGATGCTGGCTGTGAATGGCTGACAGAGTGTTTCTATAAGTCAAGGTGGCTTTAAACCATACCTCCAAGTAACCTCCAGGTTTCccaacacctgactccagttgaCATTTAGTGACAGTAGAAGCCTAGTGTTgctattacttttactttttcaccaTCACTCCATATTTTTATATGGTTACTTTTTCTCGTGACTGTATATAGGAACTTTTAATAGATAATTTGGCATTAGTAATTGTGGCTGTAATTATTAAAAGGGAACGGCATAAAAAGCACGCACACTTCAGAGTGTAACATCACTGAACAGGgaactaatactaatattaaatcAACTCCATTTAGAGAAATAAATCCCCTCCAAATGGGTcttaatacaatatttaataaatttacagtaaacaaaatTTTTGGTGGTCTTGCATTGGATTGCACTGGGTGCAGTATCGCAACTCACCAGGTGGTGTCTCCAGAACTGGTGACAATCTGGTTGTCATCCAGGAAGCGACAGCAGGACAAGTAACCTGAAAGAAATCAAATGCGCTGATTAAATAATCCATCCATGATGGAACTGTAATGTTAGGTGATACAGGCTTCACATCCTTACTGTCTGCGCACCGGAAAAAATCTTATTCAAAATCATTACAATTCTAATTCCAAATCATCATCACATGCTCTGAAAGTTCTCCGTTTGCTGGATGTTTGGGAAATTGGTTACCTAATTCAcctccagaaacaaaaccataaaGGACCCCTGGTTCAGGAATTGTTTCCCCAGTTCATCCTTTACTAGCCTGCAGAGTTTATGTACCCCTCCCAGTAGCGAGTGAACTAGAACTAAAATGCTGACACACTTCCTGCATCATGTGACACTGATCAGATGAATGCTCCTTGCCTAAAAGCTCAACACTTTCATCAGTTTGAGCTGGGATATAGCCTGGCCAGTTACAGTTTTAAATATACGCTGAGCAATTATagatgtaaaaataattccACCACTTATACATAGCAAAcaaagtatttttatatataaggatttaaaatatgtgtaaaatattcTAATCTATCTGGATCTTGAAGAAGCAAAATTCACATACAGAAACACTTtagtataaaatgtaaatatgaaacGAAAACTGTAGAGTGTTTTGTAATGTCATTTTGTATGTCTCTTATCCTGTAGGTAAGTTATTGTTCAAAGGAATACCTTACAGTACACACAGGCTGTGTAAACATGCTAAATATTGtctattaatgttttaattttccaATTACGTCTCACTGCTATTTGAGAAAGCTAATATATAGATGTTAggattaataataatgaaaagaaaaaaacaatttccaaTGTTCCAATGGGAACAAAGGGACATTTCTGATTTCTGagaataacattttaaatcagccCTGGCTGATGAATGGTTATTGAATGGTGTGCAAACTGTTGAATTCTGTCTTACCCTTactcctccatctctgtcaaTCAAGAAATCTGACTATGCCAACTCTACAGTTAGCCCAAAGTTAAATTACTTTATCACACTTGATGCCAAAATACATTCTTATTATAGGAGACTTGGGCAGGTAGTGACACAGGTTTAAAGCTAATCTGGTTATTAATTTAGTGCTGTTTAGGCATAACTGATAGAGAGCTCTGCTGaggcataaataaaacaaaactatctaACTATCAGTACAATATAAGATGTTGACAGGTAAATCTGACCTTCAAAAAAGTTCTGGTGAAATGATAAATGGGTTCATGTCAATAGATGTTTCTAGCCTACCTGTGTGCCCGGCTAGCTCACGGCTGACACGAACATTTCCCTCACGGGTCTTCAGGTTGTAGATGGAGCAGATGTTGTCCAGGCCTCCACAGGCAACGTAGTTCCCAGAAGGAGCATAGGCGCACGTCATCACCCAGGAGGAGCGCAACGGGATGGCATGGacctggaagagaggaggaagatttAATATTAGATAGTATGTAGTGACAGATggaagggagagaagagggCATGTGACAAAGTCTGCCCGTAATATTAACTTAACCCTTCAAGAGCATAAGACCTACTATAAATAGCACTACTTGGCACTCTGAAACACTTGtaaattgttttataatgtaCTCAGtattttatcaatttaaataaaactagcTGCCAGAATTTTGGAAGCTTTCCATGAATTGGTATGAAAATAGGTCACAAGAGAACCATTTATCAAACAAAGACATTAGAAAATTGGTTAAAGTATGCAAAGTATACAGTGAAAGTATACACATACTTTCATTTTTAGACTTAACTCATTCTGACcgcttttatttttcagttttgaaaatgaaaaacataaacactgtgacattccatgtcccattcttttatcatttaaatagctaaatattattactgttcactaatcaaacaaaaaactaaaacaactaactgtttgtaatattttttaggTCAAGACAAGAGGTGTATGGGGTTATTACCTTGTTTGTGGTATAGCTGTCCCAAATAATGAGTTTGCCATCCTGGGAAGCACTGACCAAAAGCCTGATGAAAAAGATAAGACAACTTAAACTACTTCTGTCAAACCTAAGGAAAGGTCATATCAGAAGAATAAAAGTTTGAACACGTATAAAGCTACAACTGCTGGGGGTTACAGAGTTTGTAGTAGGTGaatgtactttgttttattgatttctgACGGTATGAGTAATTATAATGTTggagaaaaacaagcaggacactGTAACAACAGATGGCAACTGATTCAGGTCAGGTGATTCAATTTGCCGTCTATATGTGGGTACGGACAGAGGCAGGTTAGGTCCATCCTGGAAGATAAATGCTGTGGTTTATTGGGGAATACAAATATGATTTGTATAATTTTAACACTGTATGTATTAGtttcaaaataatttatttactttcaatattttatgttcctccaaaacacaaacatgatgaGCACAGTTCTTTCCAACAGGAACTGTAACAAACCCTGTTTTTTTCCTTAGATTAGATTAGAGATGACTCTCAGGTACCTGTGGCTCTGCTATCTGGGCGAACCCAGCAAAAGTAACCACAGTGATGGTCCCAATGCACAtaggaagaggaaaaggagtGAACACACCAAGGCCTGCTGGGACTATGCAAATCTTAACTACCAGGCTGTCAGGAACACGCTTACATGTGCACACTGCAACAGATAATAAGCTAGGGACAGAATCGTTTGTACTGGGAATTCTAGgttataagaaaataaagaatcaCAACTCAGGCTTAAAAATTTACCATTAAACTCCAACATGCAATGCTTATGTATGATGCAGTGCCTGATGTGGTCACTTTCCAGTCATACAGTCTGACATTAATAGGGTTGGGAATAGACACCCAGTGATTTTaaagataaacagataaaactaTGTTTCTTGGATTCATTGTACTTAGTTtcattgtttagttttgttccCCAATCATTACAAAAATGAACACGACCCAATTTGGAGTTCACAATTTAATTGTGTTGCTCATCATTGACCAAGTCCGTTTGTGTGGCTGCCACAGCCAAGTGTAAGGATCACACCGTGTTTGGCAGTAGTTTTGTTTAGCCAAAgtgaaaggcagaaaaagaacaCATACAAAGTAGCcacacttttttccttttaacatCTGGTATTCTTATTATGAACCACAGCTAATGTAAACAGCTTCCGTGCTGAACCAAATGCAGGTACCCAGGCATAAGTACAACTTATGTGAAAAACAATACTTAATGACctaatgtaaacatttttcacataaGCTAATATGTGACTGCTGCAACaattatatgaaataaaataaatcaagccTCAATTTACAAGAATTTATAATTCCAAACCCTGGaatcacataaaaacatgtatCAATTGAggcataaaaaaataacatacatacatacataaaaaacaaaacaactgttgGGTCAAGAATGTTAATGATGAAATCCTTTCATGTGGGACATAAGTTATGACTCACTGATTTTATTAGGTTGGAGGTTATTTAGTTATGCATTTAAGCTCATTCTGTTGATGCCAATACAAAGtcttagtaaaataaataaatacataaaaacaattGGAGAACTAAATGCCTAATTTCTCATGTACACTAAAAATAAATTCCGATTGAAACAAACTCTTAGATAGAACTAAGTACAAAAGTTAAGTATACTACAAATACACAGCTTTGCAGTTGTATGATGCATCTTATGTTTTATGAGACACATATTTATGTGGTTTTTGGGTCCAAAGGGTTCAATAATctaaacattttactgcataCATTACTGGTtcccaaacaaaataatttaactgaaatgtaaaaaaaagttgtttttttttcattaaactGCTGGAATCACACCCCAGTCTGAATCCAAGTACTGTCTCCATTGGGCTAAAAATAGCAGACTTAGGCTAGACACTGGGTCAGAACATCTTCATGTGACCTTCTTTCTGGGTGGTTGAATCTCAGCAGGTAGTCTAATAAATACCCCAACTCCTCTGGGAGGTGAAACATtaacagatgaaacaaacaaacaggaagagcTGAC
This region includes:
- the LOC113167305 gene encoding guanine nucleotide-binding protein G(I)/G(S)/G(T) subunit beta-1, with product MSELDQLRQEAEQLKNQIRDARKACADATLSQITANIDPVGRIQMRTRRTLRGHLAKIYAMHWGSDSRLLVSASQDGKLIIWDSYTTNKVHAIPLRSSWVMTCAYAPSGNYVACGGLDNICSIYNLKTREGNVRVSRELAGHTGYLSCCRFLDDNQIVTSSGDTTCALWDIETGQQTTTFAGHTGDVMSLSLAPDTRLFVSGACDASAKLWDIREGMCRQTFTGHESDINAICFFPNGNAFATGSDDATCRLFDLRADQELMVYSHDNIICGITSVAFSKSGRLLLAGYDDFNCNVWDTLKADRAGVLAGHDNRVSCLGVTDDGMAVATGSWDSFLKIWN